In Bacillus sp. DX3.1, the following proteins share a genomic window:
- a CDS encoding MFS transporter, translating to MESKQRLGRMITVLATFLAFSGIGVVDPILPIIAEKIGATHWQVEMLFTAYILTMAIMMLPAGVFAARFGDKRMMTTGLAIVTVFAFICGLSQTIAQLSIFRAGWGLGNAMFFATAMTLLIALSKEVHEAVGLYEAAIGLGMAGGPLLGGLLGGYSWRYPFFATSILILSAFILVFFFVKEPERKVKRKAAGMSELLNLVKYKPFMQGAISGMLYYYGFFVVLAYSPLIMHLSAIQLGFVFCGWGLALAYGSAILAHKLEGKYEPKTLLRYSLLVFAIFLIALFFVKVMWLQIVLIVLSGLASGLNNALYTSYVMDISPYERSITSGVYNFVRWLGGAIAPILSGIIGHTISPQSPFLVGGIVVLVGCVMILIPVRESMKVETKTLS from the coding sequence ATGGAGAGCAAACAACGATTAGGGAGAATGATTACAGTTTTGGCTACCTTCCTTGCTTTTTCAGGCATCGGGGTAGTCGATCCTATTTTGCCGATCATCGCTGAGAAAATCGGTGCAACGCATTGGCAGGTAGAAATGTTATTTACAGCTTATATTTTGACAATGGCAATTATGATGCTGCCAGCTGGTGTATTTGCAGCCCGTTTTGGCGATAAAAGAATGATGACAACAGGTTTAGCGATTGTAACAGTATTTGCATTTATATGTGGGTTATCACAAACGATTGCGCAGTTATCCATTTTTCGTGCTGGCTGGGGCCTAGGGAATGCAATGTTTTTCGCAACAGCGATGACATTATTAATCGCTTTAAGTAAAGAAGTGCATGAAGCAGTAGGGTTATATGAAGCAGCGATTGGTTTAGGTATGGCAGGCGGTCCGTTATTAGGGGGCTTATTAGGCGGATATTCTTGGCGTTATCCATTCTTTGCGACAAGTATTTTAATTTTATCAGCATTTATTCTTGTTTTCTTTTTTGTAAAAGAACCAGAGCGCAAAGTGAAGCGTAAAGCGGCCGGAATGAGTGAATTACTTAACCTGGTGAAATATAAACCATTTATGCAAGGTGCAATTTCAGGCATGTTATATTACTATGGATTTTTCGTTGTGCTAGCTTATTCACCGCTTATTATGCATTTATCCGCAATTCAGCTTGGTTTTGTATTTTGTGGCTGGGGACTTGCGTTAGCATATGGATCTGCTATATTAGCACATAAATTAGAAGGGAAATATGAACCAAAAACATTACTACGCTATAGCTTACTCGTATTTGCGATCTTTTTAATTGCACTATTCTTTGTAAAGGTGATGTGGTTACAAATTGTCCTTATCGTCCTATCGGGATTAGCATCTGGGCTAAATAATGCTTTATATACAAGTTATGTAATGGATATTTCACCTTATGAAAGATCTATCACATCAGGTGTATACAACTTCGTTCGCTGGTTAGGCGGAGCAATTGCACCAATTTTATCCGGCATCATCGGTCATACGATTTCACCACAAAGTCCATTTTTAGTAGGAGGAATTGTTGTATTAGTTGGCTGTGTTATGATTTTAATTCCTGTTCGTGAATCCATGAAAGTAGAGACAAAAACCCTTTCTTAA